GTGGGTTTGGACTATGGAGTAGAGGGTGCTGTCTTTCTTGTGCACCTCTCCAAGTTTCAGACTTGTTTTGTGGTCAAGGAACTGAACGTATATGCAAACTTGTTTTGGTCTGTTTGACAGTTTGGTCAGGTGTAGTATAAATTGCGTTTGGCCGTGACCGcgattacaattttaaaatacttgTAGGACTGCAGCCAGATAATCTTTTTCtgccaaaaaaaagaagttattttACAGATTATTATGTAGAAAGGTAATCAAAAACCTCAAGCTAAAGCCTTCTGGATGAACTGGTAGGATAACTTCTCAAATGAAAAAGCACCACACTTGTGAACATTTACCACTACTTCCTGGTAatataaaggaaaacaaagaagaaatcttgggtttttttgtatatcattgattatttatttttatttttttggtgcagAGAGAGATCATTTCAATGCCTTGCCacaattgttttcttcttcaccGAGACTCTTTTTTAAGTAGAATTTTAAGGGAATTTAAGAGAGCAATTGTAACAAGGCCAAGACAAGACCTTTAAGAAGTTAGCAACACCTCTTTTATTAAGAGAAGATCCAAGCTCAAATCCCCTCTGGAGAAACGATAGGATTTTCAAGAAAAGCAAAGGAAAATGTATCTGTGATTGAAACAAAGGAAACACAGAAATTCTACTCAATAATCCAGaatcaaatggtttttttttttatatatatattcattatatTGCTATTCATCATGTGCCTGCTAGGGCAAAGAAAAGAACGAGTTACACTTTGTATTGTTATAAAGCTACCCCGAGCAACATTTTGGAGTGGCATCTGGGATTATTGCAGCCTCTCCACAGAATGAGGGaaaattgatccaaaaaaaaataacaatcagaTTTTCAGCTGTACAAAGTATACCTTTGAAACTGGACAAACCAAAGAGAGTGATTTGGCAAACACATACTTGGTTGGTGTCATGAAAAATCCATCGCCAATCTTGTACTACACCAGAGGTGATGGATTTGATTGGCATTTCATTCATTTCTCTCCATTTTGCTGTTCGATGTCATGCCAATTATGGAAGATGCTTGTAACTATCTGATGGAAAGATGCCACTGATATTCCTTAATTGTCATTAAGGAATATAAAAAGTTATGTCATTTGCCATGCTCTCTTAACCCAGGGTCATTGACCATTTATTCTCTGATGATAAAGTAGTGATTGAGACTGTCCACTTTCATTGTTGTTCTTTTCCAAACAAGCTTTACGCATAGCTCGCTGGATTTGTCTCTCGTGCTCTTTGAGCATTTCCTCAATGTTTCCACCTTGAGGCACCAATGGTCCAGAGTAATGAACACGTCCTTTCTTTGCAGAATAACCCTGAGGCCACAAGCAAACAGTGCAAGTGATTAGTGCATTTCTACAAAAAGTTTCGAGTGAACAAACAAAAGTCTTAAATAACCATTCAAGGTACAAATGCAAAATTTTAACCCTGTCCTGAAACAAGTTATACACATTGTTAGCTTTGCAAGCACATCACTAGATTTTGAAAGAGCCAGTGTCACTCAATGCCTCCATATTGAGAGCAATAAGCAATCAGACTAGACATAACCTTGCAtttgcatttcaattaatttttcatgtaatccaaatttaatttttcacaacGTCCAGTtccactcaaaaaccaggaatGACTGAATCAGAGGGGTCAAGGCAGCCTTTTTGTCATTCTTCCAACTACATTAATTGAATGAATCATGACACGGACGAGGAAGAAGATTATTAAACATATAATTGCTGGAGTAATTCCTTTACCATTGTAGACTCCAAACCAGGCTTCTTATGCGAGAAATTTGGCCCGCCTAATAGACTGTGGGAGGAATCGTCCAGATTGTTGTATCTAACATTAAAACTCTCCTCTGGCCAGTGCGAATTCATGTTAGTTGAACTGCAACCTTGAAAGTGTGAATCGCCTCTAACTGCAACTGAATTAGAAAATCTAGACAGGACTGCTTCCCGTTGAACAAAAGATCTCTGAGCGCTCAACTCTGCAGTCTGCCTTGGAGAAATAAAGTCTTGGCTAGGAGCCCTAAGAGCAGCATCATTGATATTCATATTACGTGAAGATCCAAAGTTTGTAGGATGCATTGACTGGCCAGAATGAGAGTAGACATTTCTTGTTGTTCCTTTGGCAGGACCAATAGGATAGCCAGAACCACCATCTTCTTCATGATTGTACTGTTCACTGATGCTTATTTGGTTAGACTGCCCTTGTCGCTTCTGTATTAGACATATAACAGAGGTAAATCATGACCTAAAAAACTAGTTCTCCATAGCATAAATAACTATAGGAACCTTCAGGAAAATACAGTCACAATTTACCTGTATGGATGCCTGCAACTCTGCATTGGCATCTGGTGCTGGCACAGCTTTACTTTCTTTCGAACTCCTTCTAGTTGATTCATGTCCACGTCCTTTACCTCCAACTGCTCTCCGCCTGGTTGCAAGATGATAAAGAGGTGGCATAAATAAAgtgcaggaaaaataaaattcaaccatTACTAAATCGATATCAGGTCCTGATTGAGGATTTCTCCATCATTGAATCCATTAAAAGTTTATATTTCCAAGTTTATATTAGTGACGGAAGCTAGACAAACAGTCATCGGGTTCAGAGATTATGTGTCTGATTAAGGGCATCACAGTAATCCACAAACAAACATTGTTATTACTTTTGAGTTTTATTCATCACAAAAacaaccttttttattattaataacaaaaggaaaaggggcAGCTTAACTGCTTTTGATGATTTGCAATAACAAGGCCACATCCAACTCTTGTCAAAAAGACAGATGCTAGGGGAAAATAATATGGTGAAGTTCTTTACCTTCTAGCATCCTCATCCCGAAACTTTACATCAAACTCCTTGGTTGGTGGGTACTTGGGCAAACTTGATGGATCACAAGGAAGAGGCTTCATCTTGAAGAACTGGGGAAGAGAAAAAATTCCTGAGATTTAATCATTTAAAGCATGCAAGTTCCAAATTAACAGAGTGGAATGCATAGAAAGTTAATATAAGCATCACAAACCCTGATAATACCACCAACGAAAAAAGAAGTGTAGAATAATTAAAGGGTTCTATTTTTATCACCACTTGTGACAGGTGAACTAACCCATTATGAATGCTGTTTCGATCACCATCCTCTTCTTTAGCAATAGCCATGccttttttcatcaatttatcCACTCATAGGCAGAGTCAAACTAGCAGACAAACTTTACTGCAGGAAGGACGTTCAGGACTCGGATTTTACTTTTGCTAACTGCTCAGGGTGATATTATAAAGGGGTGTTTTGGATTGTAGTACagggtgcttttcaaaatagcttttcactttaaaatacatcaaaatgaaaaaaaaaaattcagatttttttaaatttttttgatatcaagcacatcaaaaccattcaaaaacacttgaaaaaaaatcaatttaatgttttttaagccaaaaacacttttgaaaagcaCCTAAACGTAGAAGCAGAAGTTGTGTCAAACACCCTGTAAATCCGAAACTAAGCATTAACAATTAATCGAGTGTAATATGATAATCGGATAAATAATGCTTCTGCTTCAAAAATCCTAGGGAAAACAGCCCCAACATATGTGGAAAATATAGCAAGTGAAGAAGACTTGCACTTGTAGACGTTTAAGACTCACAAAAATTCACAAGGTGAAATCATATTGTAATATAGAACTCGAATTACCTCACTATCAAGTGCTGAAAAAGCAGTACCACGGGGCTCAGGTTCTACTGCAAGAAGGACATCAAGCAGGGACAAAGCTGATGACGGAAAGTCCTTATATGTCTCAGCAACACAACGTTTATAAGGATGCTGAGGTTTGAAAATGGTTGCATGTGGCAGTTTTGATCTCTTCCAGTACTCATCAGAAGGAGACCCACAAAGTTTGAAGATTTTGTGCAGTTGCTCCACCTACAAATGATAGACATAAGATCTTGACACCCAAATAATTTGGCTAAATGTGAATATGCAATAACATTCTTTCATCAATCTTCCAGGCTACATTATTCAACAGATGAAAGTAACATAGGTTCAGCAGAGCTatagaaaatttgaacaaacaCATTGCATGAAGGATTAAGATTGTGTCATTGATGCAAAAACACAATTTTCAGGAACCTAATTGCCAGTGACCATAAATCTGAAAGTAAACAATGCCATATAACATGTCATGATGCTGATCTTGCTGCTCTCATCTGTAGAAGCCATCTTCTGGCAAATCCACATACCATAAAGAAACCTCCATATGCCAACAGTTGTTGATCTGAGAGATTTTTCCCTAGATTGATGCAGAGACACCTGCTGTCACAGTGATCAAGGTCATGATGGCCAAACAGTTAGCCATTAATGGACAATACTCAAAACAGATCTTTTGATCAGCAGGTCT
The DNA window shown above is from Populus trichocarpa isolate Nisqually-1 chromosome 4, P.trichocarpa_v4.1, whole genome shotgun sequence and carries:
- the LOC18098344 gene encoding probable serine/threonine-protein kinase At1g09600 isoform X1 — its product is MGCICSKGGRANNFLDNNVRRKEKNKPAKRLVSLSRKDEVVVEVDGSANDATASLISNQPGNDNVEYAPVSSDEGEKKEIIEKANNRMSSSIVSMSNGERGAQVVAGWPSWLTAVAGEAINGWVPRRADSFEKLDKIGQGTYSSVYKARDLETNKIVALKKVRFANMDPESVRFMAREIIVLRRLDHPNVMKLEGVIASRMSGSLYLVFEYMEHDLAGLLASPGIKFTEAQIKCYMQQLLHGLEHCHNRGVLHRDIKGSNLLIDTNGNLKIADFGLATFFSSPQKQPLTSRVVTLWYRPPELLLGATDYGVAVDLWSAGCILAELFAGKPIMPGRTEVEQLHKIFKLCGSPSDEYWKRSKLPHATIFKPQHPYKRCVAETYKDFPSSALSLLDVLLAVEPEPRGTAFSALDSEFFKMKPLPCDPSSLPKYPPTKEFDVKFRDEDARRRRAVGGKGRGHESTRRSSKESKAVPAPDANAELQASIQKRQGQSNQISISEQYNHEEDGGSGYPIGPAKGTTRNVYSHSGQSMHPTNFGSSRNMNINDAALRAPSQDFISPRQTAELSAQRSFVQREAVLSRFSNSVAVRGDSHFQGCSSTNMNSHWPEESFNVRYNNLDDSSHSLLGGPNFSHKKPGLESTMGYSAKKGRVHYSGPLVPQGGNIEEMLKEHERQIQRAMRKACLEKNNNESGQSQSLLYHQRINGQ
- the LOC18098344 gene encoding probable serine/threonine-protein kinase At1g09600 isoform X2 — its product is MDPESVRFMAREIIVLRRLDHPNVMKLEGVIASRMSGSLYLVFEYMEHDLAGLLASPGIKFTEAQIKCYMQQLLHGLEHCHNRGVLHRDIKGSNLLIDTNGNLKIADFGLATFFSSPQKQPLTSRVVTLWYRPPELLLGATDYGVAVDLWSAGCILAELFAGKPIMPGRTEVEQLHKIFKLCGSPSDEYWKRSKLPHATIFKPQHPYKRCVAETYKDFPSSALSLLDVLLAVEPEPRGTAFSALDSEFFKMKPLPCDPSSLPKYPPTKEFDVKFRDEDARRRRAVGGKGRGHESTRRSSKESKAVPAPDANAELQASIQKRQGQSNQISISEQYNHEEDGGSGYPIGPAKGTTRNVYSHSGQSMHPTNFGSSRNMNINDAALRAPSQDFISPRQTAELSAQRSFVQREAVLSRFSNSVAVRGDSHFQGCSSTNMNSHWPEESFNVRYNNLDDSSHSLLGGPNFSHKKPGLESTMGYSAKKGRVHYSGPLVPQGGNIEEMLKEHERQIQRAMRKACLEKNNNESGQSQSLLYHQRINGQ